A single genomic interval of Acetomicrobium sp. S15 = DSM 107314 harbors:
- a CDS encoding efflux RND transporter permease subunit yields the protein MALSRGEGAEIWRPLAVTVLGGLLLSTLVTLILVPVVYSLVEEKVRRKKRFVEAKEGA from the coding sequence TTGGCTTTAAGTCGCGGTGAAGGTGCGGAGATATGGAGGCCGCTGGCAGTTACAGTTTTAGGAGGATTATTGCTTTCTACACTGGTAACGCTTATCCTAGTGCCTGTAGTTTACAGTTTAGTGGAGGAAAAGGTCAGGAGAAAGAAGCGCTTCGTCGAAGCTAAGGAGGGAGCTCA